A genomic region of Methanofollis fontis contains the following coding sequences:
- a CDS encoding TrkH family potassium uptake protein, which translates to MYELVSPVSLPAVLRYCGGTFVGIGIVLLVPAAAAVFFGETAAGMAALGCALLSFAAGAALLRHFPETDLEWKEALVLAAIAFPAASLLCTLPLSLSSGMNGIDAFFESVSGLTTTGLSVAPVGVPAFFLFFRSWLQWVGGIGIVVLVLTFVVGPGTSALRLYTASIGDEERLRPTIGATVRLLFSVYLALTVVAFLLLLFGGMEPFDALCHALSGISTGGFSTRPESVAAFGGVLPALVILSSLMGAVSIGLYPALLKDPLRLLSDIQVQVFAVIAVAGFVLLLFILGGAMPLPEAVPVAAFQVLSALTTSGFSTIDIGALPPPAKAVLSLLMCIGGSIGSTAGGIKILRLILVLALIRYIFLRFSLPREAVVPFRVGGHLMEWPDVYAVVGFIFCYIGCIILSALVFMLAGAGMEDAVFEVASALGTVGLSTGLTGPDLPVLLKAVLCIDMLMGRIEVMPFLVMFMPRTWIRPGRD; encoded by the coding sequence ATGTATGAACTCGTCTCTCCGGTCTCTTTGCCGGCGGTGCTGCGATATTGCGGCGGCACCTTCGTCGGCATCGGGATCGTCCTCCTTGTGCCGGCGGCTGCCGCAGTCTTCTTCGGGGAGACGGCGGCGGGCATGGCGGCGCTGGGGTGTGCCCTGCTCTCGTTTGCCGCAGGCGCCGCTCTCCTCCGGCATTTTCCAGAGACCGATCTCGAGTGGAAGGAGGCGCTGGTGCTTGCCGCCATCGCCTTTCCTGCCGCCTCCCTTCTCTGCACTCTGCCGCTTTCCCTTTCCTCCGGGATGAATGGTATCGACGCTTTTTTTGAGTCGGTCTCCGGCCTGACCACGACCGGTCTCTCGGTCGCCCCCGTGGGAGTGCCGGCATTTTTCCTGTTCTTCCGTTCCTGGCTCCAGTGGGTGGGGGGGATCGGTATCGTGGTGCTGGTGCTCACCTTCGTCGTCGGGCCGGGGACGAGCGCCCTGCGCCTCTATACTGCCTCGATCGGCGACGAAGAACGGCTCCGCCCGACGATTGGCGCCACCGTGCGTCTGCTCTTCTCCGTCTATCTGGCGCTGACGGTCGTCGCCTTCCTGTTGCTTCTGTTCGGTGGGATGGAGCCCTTCGATGCCCTCTGTCATGCATTGAGCGGGATATCGACCGGTGGCTTTTCCACGCGCCCCGAGAGCGTTGCGGCCTTCGGGGGGGTGCTGCCCGCCCTGGTGATCCTCTCCTCCCTGATGGGCGCCGTCAGTATCGGTCTCTACCCAGCACTCCTGAAGGATCCGCTCCGTCTTCTGAGCGATATCCAGGTGCAGGTGTTTGCCGTGATCGCTGTCGCCGGTTTTGTGCTGCTCCTGTTTATCCTGGGCGGTGCCATGCCGCTCCCCGAAGCCGTTCCGGTTGCGGCGTTTCAGGTGCTCTCGGCCCTGACCACCTCCGGGTTCTCGACGATCGATATCGGTGCCCTCCCGCCTCCGGCAAAGGCGGTGCTCTCCCTGCTGATGTGCATCGGGGGTTCGATCGGATCGACGGCGGGCGGGATCAAGATCCTCCGCCTTATCCTCGTGCTTGCGCTGATCCGCTACATCTTTCTCCGCTTCTCCCTCCCGAGGGAGGCGGTGGTCCCCTTCCGGGTGGGCGGGCACCTGATGGAATGGCCGGATGTCTATGCCGTCGTCGGGTTCATATTCTGCTATATCGGCTGCATTATCCTCTCGGCGCTGGTGTTCATGCTCGCCGGCGCCGGCATGGAGGATGCCGTCTTCGAGGTGGCAAGCGCCCTTGGCACCGTGGGGCTTTCGACCGGGCTGACCGGGCCAGACCTTCCCGTGCTGCTGAAAGCGGTGCTCTGCATCGATATGTTGATGGGCCGGATCGAGGTGATGCCCTTCCTGGTGATGTTCATGCCCAGGACATGGATCCGCCCTGGGAGGGATTGA